The DNA segment GAACGAACAGCACCGTGATGATCTTTGCAATAGATGTGCACCATAGCAATAACAGTTTTGTACTCGGTTGCGAGTTCGCCTTGAAGAATGTTGTTATGTTGAAACATGATTAATTACTCAATGATAGACCGTACAGGTTGAGATTGACGCTTTCATTGATCGCCTCTTCAACTCGCTCAAACACAAAACCCAACTTAGTCAGCAGTGCGATGCTTCGAATATTATCAGAGGTCGTGATGGCAACTAAATGATCGATATCAGCATTATGTTGAGCTTGTTCAATTATCGCTTGTGCCGCTTCCTTTGCATAACCTTGGCCATAGACTTCAGGTACAAAGCCATAACCAATATCATGCGCCTCTAGTGTGTCTCTTTTAATCAAACCACAGACACCGATTGGCGTTGAAGACTCTTTAATCTCGACCATCAGTAAACACACACCCTTCTCTCTATACATCTTAAGAATGTTGTTTTCGATGTATTCAACAACCTTGCCAGTATCTGTAATTTCCTTGTCTCCGATGTAACGTAAGAAATCTTCTGAGCTATATAATCGCTGAATAAACGCCGCATCTTGAGGTGCGATCATTCTTAATCGTAAGCGTACGGTTTCGACTGCCTGCATAGTGATATTTTCCTTGCTGGATAGCATGTAAATATTGAGTTCTAGATCTAAAATGATTATCCTCCACCGCATAAACTAAATACAAGGCTATGCAGCAATGAACCGTAAGAAAAAAATCAATCAAATTCTAAAGAAAAGACAGAAACAGGCGACGTCTAAACTGCATGGTAGCAACAAGCCTCGCTATATTTCTAAAGCTGACCGCGCAAAAATGGAAGCTGAAGAGCAAGCGAAAGCCGCTCAAGAGCAAGCTGAAGGCACAGTTGAAGCTTCTGTTGAATCGGAAGAAGCGGGTATCGAAACTAAAGAGACAAAAGCTGCAGAGTAAGTTTTTAACTCACGATACTCTGCCCAGCACTCTGAACCAAAACTCAGACTAGAGCCAACGGACAAGAACAAAAAAAGCAGCCTCTATTTGGGCTGCTTTTTTGATCGTATTTTTTGAACGAGCTATTTATTAGCTAACGGTTTATTAGCTAACTTGTTTTAGCCACTTAACCTTTGAAAGGCTGAACTTCCCAGCGAGCAAATGGCGCTTTTGCGTTAATCCCTGCTCTTCCCCAACGGTCTACAGAATCAACAACAAGAATTCGCTCATTCGGCACCAGTGACTTAATCAAAGTTGTAGGCTTTTTCGCTGTGACTAACCAGAGTGCATCGTCTTCTGAAAACATGGCTTTGAGTTTCGCTTTGTCTTGCTCTGTCCATTCCAGTTCTGCTTTGAACATGCGCTCTTCAACAAACAGTTGGCTACCTGAAGCGAAATCTTCCAAACTTTCTGAAAGCAACAATACTGAATCTACGTCGTTATCCAATAACACCGCTTGTTGCTTGTTAATCAGTTCACGAACATCAAGCATCACGCGTTGTAGGTTGCTATCAATGGTCTCAGCTTGCGCCGGCCACAACAACTTAAAGTCATCAGCCACAATTGCCGCCATACGCGTTAGATTGGTTGGGTTTAACCACGCGTATTTAGACACTTCACCATTTGATAACGTCAGCGCAGCGACACCTTGCGCGCGCGGTGTAATCGCTTGAGCAGCATCCACCTCAACCAAATGGATGTTGCCTTGTCTTGCGTATACAAATGTAGGATCAGCTTGCCAGATAGATGACAGCGTTAGTGCAACGGTCGCCTTTTCTCCTGATTGAAGGACTTTGCTCGCCCCCTTAGTACCAAACCAGTTAGGCAGACGATCAATACCGTAGCGTTTTGGTGGTAGATATTCAGTCGTAATGTCTGTGCCTTTGGTTAGCTCTGTCGCTAGCGCATAAGTCACAGGCGTACTGGTGAGGATATCTTCAGCATTAACATTGAGAGATACCAATAAGCCAACCAACAACAGACTACTAAGTGCACTCACTTGAGCCGCTGCTTTTACGGAGATTGAGATACGATTCATTAAAGAAGTCATGATTATGCCTTTCTTATAATTCGGTATAGCGTTGCCGCTAGGAAAAACGTTGCAGAAACGATGATGATTGAAGCGCCTGATGGCACTGGCAATTTAAGCTCCATCGGTAATACCGTTCCGACCAAACACGCGATGGTTGCCAACAACGCAGAAAGCAAAACAAAGCTGCCCATGCGTTTTGTCAACAGTCGAGCCGTCGCGCCTGGGATGAGCAGTAATGCCCCAACAAGAACCGCCCCCACGATCTTCACTGCTGCAATCGTCACTAAGGTGATCATCATGACAAACAAGTAATCATAAAAGCTGGTGTTATAGCCACGAACCTTGGCAATATCAGGGCTAATACAAGTGAGAAGAATACGGTTGAACGTCGGTATCAAGAGCAAAATAATGAGTGCGCAGCTGCCTGCGAGAATCGCTAAGTCTTGATCTGTTACCGTGAGAATCGAGCCAAACAGCACGTTCTCAAGCATGTGGATATTGATCTTACGAGCCACGTACATCAACAATGCCGCACCGACCGCTAACGCAAGTGCCAGGAAAACGCCAACTAAAGTATCGTATGGCACGTTGGTTCTATTTCTTACAAAGTGAAGAAGCAAAGCGAAGATCATACAGAAGCTAAACAAGCCAATAATTGGATTTTCTGGTGGCTCACCAAGCAGAACACCGATAGCGATACCGGTTAAAGCCGCGTGGCCGACTGCTTCAGAGAAGAAAGCCAGACGCTTTGCAATCACCAAAGTACCCAGGCCACCTAGTAACGGGCCCAGTAACAACGCAGCAACCAGTGCATTCACCATGAACGCATACATAAAGCTGTCTGATAACCAGCCCGCTTCCACACCACTAATGGCAAGTTGTCGTAACCATTCCATTACGCAACCTCCTTCGATTTAACGATAGCTACGCCACTGCTGTAGTGCTGGAACAAGCTTTCAATCTTACTTGGGTGCAGCACTTGTTCGTGTGGACCACTATCCACCAAGAATCGATTCACAACATGTACATTGGCGTCAAGACGACGCACTGCAGTTACATCGTGATGAACGGCAAGAATGGTGCGACCTTCATCAACGCATTCACGAATTAGAGATTCAAGATAACGAACGCCCTGCTCGTCCATCCCTGTGGTCGGCTCGTCTAAAACCAATAAACTTGGGTTATCCAATAAGGCTTGAGCAAACAATACACGTTGTTGCTCACCACCCGACAACTGCCCCATTCGGCGATCGCTACGTGTCGCCATACCCACTCGATCTAATTGTGCTAATGCAAGATCCAACTGCTTAGACTTGCGACGCCAAAATAGCGGAATTCGAGTTTGGTTAAGCAACACGAAATCCATTACCGTCAGGGGTAAGCTCGATTCGAAGGCCGCTTTTTGAGGAACGTAACCAATACTTGGCTTTTCTGGCCAATGAATATTGATTTGCCCAGAGAAAGGTGTCAGACCAAGAACAGAGCGCAGCAAAGACGTTTTGCCTCCGCCGTTTGGCCCCATGATCACATGGCACTGACCCGCTTTAAGTTCTAGTGAGATATCGTCAAGTATGACGTTATTGTCGTATTGCAGACCGAGTTGATTGATTGAAATCGATGGACCTAACATTATGCGTTCCCGCTTTTAGCTTGGTTCGCCGCCGCAAATTTCATTGCTTCGATCAACGTCTCGAGGTTCTTCTTCATCTCAACTTCAACTTTGTCGTCTTGATATTCGCCATGCGTCATGTGAGAGAAACGGTAAAGCTGAACACCCGTTTCCGCTTCAATCGTGTCTACAAAACGGTTTGGCATGTTTAGCTCGTAGAAC comes from the Vibrio splendidus genome and includes:
- a CDS encoding DUF2986 domain-containing protein translates to MNRKKKINQILKKRQKQATSKLHGSNKPRYISKADRAKMEAEEQAKAAQEQAEGTVEASVESEEAGIETKETKAAE
- a CDS encoding metal ABC transporter permease; this translates as MEWLRQLAISGVEAGWLSDSFMYAFMVNALVAALLLGPLLGGLGTLVIAKRLAFFSEAVGHAALTGIAIGVLLGEPPENPIIGLFSFCMIFALLLHFVRNRTNVPYDTLVGVFLALALAVGAALLMYVARKINIHMLENVLFGSILTVTDQDLAILAGSCALIILLLIPTFNRILLTCISPDIAKVRGYNTSFYDYLFVMMITLVTIAAVKIVGAVLVGALLLIPGATARLLTKRMGSFVLLSALLATIACLVGTVLPMELKLPVPSGASIIIVSATFFLAATLYRIIRKA
- a CDS encoding metal ABC transporter substrate-binding protein, yielding MTSLMNRISISVKAAAQVSALSSLLLVGLLVSLNVNAEDILTSTPVTYALATELTKGTDITTEYLPPKRYGIDRLPNWFGTKGASKVLQSGEKATVALTLSSIWQADPTFVYARQGNIHLVEVDAAQAITPRAQGVAALTLSNGEVSKYAWLNPTNLTRMAAIVADDFKLLWPAQAETIDSNLQRVMLDVRELINKQQAVLLDNDVDSVLLLSESLEDFASGSQLFVEERMFKAELEWTEQDKAKLKAMFSEDDALWLVTAKKPTTLIKSLVPNERILVVDSVDRWGRAGINAKAPFARWEVQPFKG
- a CDS encoding GNAT family N-acetyltransferase, producing MQAVETVRLRLRMIAPQDAAFIQRLYSSEDFLRYIGDKEITDTGKVVEYIENNILKMYREKGVCLLMVEIKESSTPIGVCGLIKRDTLEAHDIGYGFVPEVYGQGYAKEAAQAIIEQAQHNADIDHLVAITTSDNIRSIALLTKLGFVFERVEEAINESVNLNLYGLSLSN
- a CDS encoding metal ABC transporter ATP-binding protein; protein product: MLGPSISINQLGLQYDNNVILDDISLELKAGQCHVIMGPNGGGKTSLLRSVLGLTPFSGQINIHWPEKPSIGYVPQKAAFESSLPLTVMDFVLLNQTRIPLFWRRKSKQLDLALAQLDRVGMATRSDRRMGQLSGGEQQRVLFAQALLDNPSLLVLDEPTTGMDEQGVRYLESLIRECVDEGRTILAVHHDVTAVRRLDANVHVVNRFLVDSGPHEQVLHPSKIESLFQHYSSGVAIVKSKEVA